In Rosa chinensis cultivar Old Blush chromosome 1, RchiOBHm-V2, whole genome shotgun sequence, a genomic segment contains:
- the LOC112187613 gene encoding putative receptor-like protein kinase At3g47110 has translation MELDMLNFCAFWSTYLNVMTALFLLTNLFQPTIFANALSNETDHLALLKFKDCIATDPDGLLNSWNDSVHFCKWQGVTCGRRHQRVTSLNLPDADLHGTISPYIGNLSFLRIFILYNNSFFGNIPQQVDHLFRLRRLNLTFNKLEGGIPVNLTFCSKLRYIGIGVNRLTGKIPLEIGSLMKLVYLDITGNNLTGGIPPSLGNLSSITYLSLQENNLVGTVPEVLGRLRSLSMFAIGINNLSGLILPSLFNISSMNVVSIPINKFKGSIPPENKANLQKLYLGVNEFSGQIPASFSNASQLQILDAGENNFVGQIPASFGNFPNLQWLSFEVNNLGSNSSNDLEFITSLSNCSNLEMLSLSINNFGGVLPNSVANFSTQLTLLYLGGNQIAGMIPETLGNLNNLILLTLEENLFTGTIPASFGKLQKLQMFHLYSNRLSGRIPSSLGNLTQLSQLYLNANELEGSIPPNIGNCKNLQQMDISDNKLSGDIPPQVIGLSSFSILLNLSQNSLTGILPVEVGKLKNMNTLDISDNNLIGGIPDSIGGCLSLEFLYLQGNHFQGIIPSSLASLRGLQYLDLSRNNLSGHIPKDLQRLLFLIYLNLSFNNLEGEVPKERVFRNTSAISLDGNIKLCGGVSKLQLPACPIKVPKQRKLHGFKLKFTFSLVAGCSLLFAVIFAIYWRKKTQKKKPLSTVSSINFLSKVSYQKLHKATGGFSPSNQIGSGGFGSVYKGIINQEENNVVAIKVLNLQQKGASKSFMAECNALRNIRHRNLVKILTCCSSTDYNGNDFKALVYEYMSNGSLEEWLHKENQSRSLNLLQRLNIAVDVASALCYLHDYCEPQIIHCDMKPGNILLDDDMIARVGDFGLARLISTITDSSQNQSSTVGIKGTIGYAAPEYAGGVEPSRQGDVYSYGVLVLEMFTGRRPVDKMFKEGLNLHNFVKMAIPERVMQILDPTLLATLEERAPATSQNVVNYISGYNNEIEAVEENIDNENLSKMNTYVRKCILPTLQIGLACSEESPRNRMSMEEVHRKLHHIKDAYTGVDVCQKRPRRG, from the exons ATGGAGCTTGATATGCTCAACTTCTGTGCATTTTGGTCTACCTACCTTAATGTCATGACTGCCCTTTTTCTTCTCACCAACCTTTTCCAACCTACCATCTTTGCAAATGCATTGAGCAATGAAACCGATCACTTGGCTTTGCTGAAATTCAAAGATTGCATAGCCACAGATCCAGATGGGCTGTTGAACTCATGGAATGACTCCGTCCACTTCTGCAAATGGCAGGGAGTTACTTGCGGCAGAAGGCATCAAAGAGTAACGTCCTTGAACCTACCAGACGCTGATTTGCATGGAACCATATCACCATACATTGGCAACCTCTCCTTTCTCAGGATCTTCATCCTTTACAACAACAGCTTCTTTGGCAACATTCCTCAACAAGTTGATCATTTGTTCCGACTGCGACGTCTCAATCTAACTTTCAACAAGTTGGAGGGGGGGATTCCAGTCAACCTGACCTTTTGCTCGAAATTAAGATACATAGGCATTGGGGTAAACCGCCTTACAGGCAAAATTCCTTTAGAGATTGGCTCATTgatgaagcttgtgtatcttgATATTACGGGAAACAATCTGACAGGAGGCATCCCACCTTCCCTAGGAAATCTTTCATCAATCACATACCTTTCCTTACAAGAGAACAATTTGGTGGGTACCGTTCCAGAGGTGCTAGGCCGACTGAGAAGCTTATCAATGTTTGCAATTGGTATCAATAATCTCTCTGGTTTGATCCTTCCCTCCCTTTTTAACATATCATCTATGAACGTCGTCTCAATTCCAATTAATAAATTTAAGGGCAGTATTCCACCTGAGAACAAGGCTAATCTCCAAAAACTATATCTTGGTGTCAATGAATTCTCAGGCCAAATCCCAGCTTCATTTTCCAATGCTTCTCAGCTTCAGATACTTGATGCTGGAGAAAATAATTTTGTTGGTCAAATTCCCGCaagttttggaaattttcccaatCTCCAGTGGCTCAGCTTCGAGGTCAACAATCTAGGAAGTAATTCATCAAATGATTTGGAATTTATAACATCCTTGTCAAATTGCAGCAATCTGGAGATGCTTTCTCTAAGTATTAACAACTTTGGAGGTGTTTTACCCAACTCTGTAGCCAATTTCTCAACCCAACTGACTCTACTCTACCTTGGGGGCAATCAAATAGCGGGAATGATTCCTGAAACATTAGGAAATCTGAATAATTTAATACTCTTGACCCTGGAAGAAAACTTGTTCACAGGTACCATTCCAGCTTCTTTTGGGAAGTTACAAAAGTTGCAAATGTTTCATTTATATTCTAATAGATTATCAGGTCGGATCCCATCTTCCTTAGGAAACCTCACCCAATTATCTCAACTCTACTTAAACGCTAATGAATTAGAAGGAAGCATTCCTCCAAATATTGGTAACTGCAAAAATCTGCAGCAGATGGATATATCAGACAATAAGCTTAGTGGAGATATACCACCACAGGTCATTGGTCTGTCCTCCTTCTCTATCTTGCTCAACTTATCGCAAAACTCGTTAACTGGCATTCTGCCTGTCGAAGTGGGTAAGCTGAAGAATATGAATACACTAGACATCTCTGATAATAATTTGATCGGAGGAATTCCAGATAGTATTGGAGGCTGTCTGAGCCTTGAATTTCTTTACCTACAAGGGAACCACTTTCAAGGAATCATACCTTCTTCATTGGCTTCTTTGAGAGGTCTTCAGTATCTAGATCTTTCACGAAACAACTTGTCAGGACATATTCCAAAAGACCTACAGAGGCTTTTATTCTTGATCTATTTGAACCTTTCGTTCAATAATCTGGAGGGTGAGGTACCGAAAGAAAGAGTTTTTCGAAACACAAGTGCAATATCATTGGATGGAAATATCAAACTTTGTGGTGGTGTTTCAAAATTACAGCTACCAGCATGTCCCATCAAAGTCCCAAAGCAGAGAAAGTTGCATGGTTTCAAACTAAAGTTCACATTTTCTTTAGTCGCAGGATGCTCTCTTTTGTTTGCAGTCATCTTTGCAATTTATTGGAGgaaaaaaactcaaaagaagAAACCATTATCTACAGTGTCATCAATCAACTTCCTTTCAAAGGTTTCATACCAGAAACTTCATAAAGCTACTGGAGGATTCTCCCCAAGCAATCAAATTGGATCAGGCGGCTTTGGCTCTGTATACAAAGGGATTatcaatcaagaagaaaacaatgtTGTTGCAATAAAGGTCCTCAACCTTCAACAGAAAGGAGCTTCTAAGAGTTTCATGGCTGAATGCAATGCACTGAGAAATATCCGGCACAGGAATCTTGTGAAGATCTTAACATGTTGCTCCAGCACAGATTACAATGGTAATGACTTCAAAGCTCTAGTTTATGAGTATATGTCAAATGGAAGTTTAGAGGAGTGGCTGCACAAAGAAAaccaatcaaggagtttgaacCTTCTTCAAAGACTGAATATTGCTGTTGATGTGGCTTCTGCATTATGTTATCTTCATGACTATTGTGAACCACAAATCATTCACTGCGACATGAAGCCGGGCAACATTCTTCTTGATGATGACATGATTGCTCGTGTTGGTGATTTTGGGTTAGCAAGACTCATCTCAACTATCACAGACTCCTCTCAAAATCAAAGTAGCACGGTTGGAATAAAGGGAACCATTGGCTATGCTGCTCCAG AGTATGCGGGTGGTGTTGAGCCATCAAGACAAGGAGATGTATATAGTTATGGGGTGCTCGTGTTGGAAATGTTCACAGGAAGAAGACCTGTCGACAAAATGTTTAAAGAGGGTTTGAACCTCCATAACTTTGTCAAGATGGCCATACCAGAAAGAGTGATGCAGATTCTAGACCCTACTCTTCTTGCCACTTTAGAAGAGAGAGCACCTGCAACATCACAAAATGTAGTGAACTACATCAGTGGTTACAATAATGAAATCGAAGCAGTTGAAGAAAACATTGACAATGAGAATTTAAGCAAGATGAACACTTATGTAAGGAAGTGCATACTTCCAACCCTTCAGATTGGACTTGCATGCTCGGAAGAATCACCAAGGAATAGAATGTCTATGGAGGAGGTCCACAGGAAACTACACCATATAAAAGATGCTTACACTGGTGTTGACGTCTGTCAAAAAAGGCCAAGAAGAGGCTGA
- the LOC112166160 gene encoding clathrin light chain 2-like: MLDDRDQLGGNWKCKDFLGEIRRYLLPVEKFHAESDKNYSKAITDLIPNEVPAIEKKRGKKDQEKKPSIVVVQGPKPGKPTELSTMRQILLKLKHNMPPHLKPSPLAPAAAPEAVVAAVAAAPEAIAAA; encoded by the exons ATGCTTGACGACAgagaccaattgggaggaaattggaaGTGCAAGgattttttaggtgaaattcgaag aTATTTGTTACCAGTCGAGAAGTTTCATGCTGAGTCAGACAAGAACTACTCGAAGGCTATTACAGATCTCATTCCCAATGAGGTGCCAGCTatagagaagaagagagggaaGAAGGATCAAGAAAAGAAGCCTTCCATTGTTGTTGTGCAAGGCCCAAAACCTGGTAAGCCAACTGAGCTCTCGACGATGAGGCAGATACTTCTAAAATTGAAGCATAATATGCCTCCTCACCTAAAGCCTTCGCCACTGGCACCAGCCGCTGCCCCTGAGGCTGTAGTTGCCGCTGTGGCAGCTGCGCCTGAGGCTATAGCTGCTGCCTGA
- the LOC112182116 gene encoding glutamate receptor 2.8, which translates to MINKKYTSNLYTYSLFILIFVLSSWFSPAMAQNQTIPVNVGVILHDLNSQVGKILLSCINMALSDFYASHTYYNTRLVLNTRESKRNVVSAASAALDLIENAHVQAILGPVTSMEESFVISLGEQAEVPIVSFSATSPSLTSLRSSYFFQFAQNDSAQVKALSAVVKGFGWRQVVLIYVDNEFGEGVVPCLTDALEEVDARVPYRSIVSPSATDSQIVEELYKLMTMQTRVFIVHMTADLSSRLFAKAKEIGMMSEGYVWLTTNSIPNSLKFLNSSAINSMQGVLGVQTYIPATVEFEEFKLRWKQQFRKDNPTIIGAELNIFALWAYDAAFALAMAIEEVRTTSFGFQRNNASINSSTDLESFEVSQYGPKLCQALSLTRFEGIAGNFSLVDGQRQTSTFQIVNINGRGARTVGFWTLKNGIMRKLGSPSSVNSSISSTSKGDLGPIIWPGDSISVPKGWVNPANGKKLRIGVPVKEGFTEFVSVTKDPSTNTTYVTGFSIDVFKAAVDILPYALSYELIPFANPDGKMAGTYNDLCYQVYLGKFDAVVGDETIRGNRSLYVDFTMPYTESGVVMVVPLKDIRRKSAWVFLKPLTWDLWLTTSCFFVLIGFVVWVLEHRINADFRGPPSYQVGTSIWFSFSTMVFSHRERVVSNLARFVMIIWVFVMLILTQSYTANLASLLTVQKLYPVVTDLKHYLRNGDTVGYQNNTYIYDILREIGFDESKLKAYKSVEECDALLSKGSENGGIAAAIDETPNMKLFLAKYCSKYTMVGPIFKTDGFAFVFPKGSPLLHDVSQAILNVTEGDVILNIENKWFNKEGSCQDNSNPGVSSNRLGLETFWGLFLIAGVASVLALIIFLASFLYEHRHVLILTDPGASTRGKFRTMLEIFNEKDFSSHTFKTTQRDRVANVGDAVNAILNNCLEIPLGDSSDSADPSSQFIGEQQNSTTTPSTGQEPAEVNPATEVDITNDGEMEGTPERAQHFSDC; encoded by the exons ATGATCAATAAAAAGTACACTTCCAACCTTTATACGTACTCTCTTTTTATCCTTATCTTCGTTTTGTCATCATGGTTTTCCCCTGCCATGGCACAAAACCAAACCATCCCGGTGAATGTAGGAGTTATTCTTCATGACCTTAATTCACAGGTGGGGAAGATTTTGTTGAGCTGCATTAATATGGCCCTTTCAGACTTCTATGCTTCTCATACTTACTATAACACTAGATTGGTTTTGAACACTAGAGAGTCCAAACGAAATGTTGTCAGTGCAGCTTCTGCAG CTCTAGATCTGATAGAGAATGCACATGTGCAAGCAATCTTAGGACCAGTGACATCAATGGAAGAGAGCTTTGTTATAAGTCTTGGGGAGCAAGCTGAGGTGCCCATTGTATCATTCTCTGCAACAAGCCCTTCTCTTACTTCACTGCGAAGCTCCTACTTTTTTCAGTTTGCACAAAATGACTCGGCCCAAGTAAAAGCATTAAGTGCAGTTGTAAAAGGTTTTGGATGGAGGCAAGTGGTGCTCATATACGTAGACAATGAGTTTGGGGAAGGAGTCGTACCATGTTTAACTGATGCCTTGGAGGAGGTTGATGCCCGTGTACCATACCGGAGCATCGTTTCCCCATCAGCCACAGATAGCCAAATAGTTGAAGAGCTTTACAAGCTAATGACGATGCAAACAAGGGTCTTCATCGTCCACATGACAGCTGATTTGTCATCCAGGCTATTTGCCAAGGCAAAAGAGATTGGAATGATGAGTGAAGGCTATGTTTGGCTCACAACTAACAGCATACCTAATAGTTTGAAGTTTCTGAATTCTTCAGCTATAAATTCCATGCAAGGTGTATTAGGTGTGCAAACTTACATTCCAGCGACTGTAGAGTTTGAAGAATTCAAGCTTCGGTGGAAACAACAATTCCGCAAAGACAATCCAACCATCATTGGTGCTGAGTTGAATATTTTTGCATTGTGGGCTTACGATGCTGCGTTTGCATTGGCCATGGCAATTGAAGAAGTTAGGACTACAAGCTTTGGTTTCCAAAGGAACAATGCTTCCATCAACTCATCAACAGATCTTGAAAGTTTTGAGGTCTCTCAATATGGTCCAAAACTTTGCCAAGCACTGTCACTTACTAGATTTGAAGGCATAGCTGGAAATTTCAGCCTTGTTGATGGGCAGCGTCAAACATCAACTTTTCAGATAGTCAATATAAATGGTCGTGGAGCTAGAACAGTTGGATTTTGGACCTTGAAAAATGGAATCATGAGAAAATTGGGTTCACCATCATCAGTAAACTCGAGCATAAGTTCAACTTCTAAAGGCGATCTTGGACCAATTATATGGCCCGGAGATTCAATCTCTGTTCCCAAAGGATGGGTAAACCCAGCAAACGGCAAGAAGTTGAGAATAGGAGTTCCCGTAAAGGAAGGTTTCACTGAGTTCGTTTCTGTGACAAAAGATCCAAGCACTAACACAACATATGTCACAGGGTTCAGTATTGACGTCTTTAAGGCTGCAGTGGACATATTACCTTATGCTCTTTCTTACGAGTTGATTCCCTTTGCAAATCCTGATGGCAAAATGGCTGGCACTTACAATGATTTGTGCTATCAAGTATATCTTGGG AAGTTTGATGCTGTGGTGGGAGATGAAACAATTAGAGGAAATAGATCATTGTATGTAGATTTTACCATGCCATACACAGAATCTGGTGTTGTGATGGTTGTGCCACTCAAAGACATCAGGAGAAAAAGTGCGTGGGTTTTCTTAAAGCCTTTGACATGGGATCTTTGGCTGACAACCTCTTGTTTCTTTGTCCTTATTGGTTTCGTGGTTTGGGTTCTTGAACACCGAATCAATGCAGATTTTCGTGGCCCTCCCTCATATCAAGTTGGCACGAGCATCTGGTTTTCTTTCTCGACCATGGTTTTTTCACACA GGGAGAGAGTAGTTAGCAACTTGGCTAGATTTGTGATGATTATATGGGTATTTGTTATGCTCATATTGACACAAAGTTACACGGCTAATCTTGCGTCACTATTAACAGTCCAAAAACTTTACCCTGTTGTTACTGATCTAAAGCATTACTTAAGGAATGGGGATACCGTTGGCTACCAAAACAATACATATATTTATGATATCTTAAGAGAAATAGGCTTTGATGAGTCCAAGCTTAAGGCATATAAATCTGTTGAAGAATGTGATGCTCTTCTTTCGAAAGGCAGTGAAAATGGTGGTATTGCAGCTGCTATTGATGAAACCCCCAACATGAAGCTTTTTCTTGCAAAATATTGTTCCAAATATACTATGGTTGGACCAATTTTTAAAACTGATGGCTTTGCCTTT GTCTTTCCAAAAGGTTCTCCTCTTCTTCATGATGTTTCGCAAGCAATCCTAAACGTGACCGAAGGGGATGTTATACTGAACATTGAAAACAAATGGTTCAATAAAGAAGGCAGTTGTCAAGATAACTCCAACCCAGGGGTTTCTAGTAACAGGCTTGGCCTTGAAACCTTTTGGGGCCTATTCCTCATTGCCGGGGTGGCTTCAGTACTCGCCCTCATCATATTTCTAGCTTCCTTCCTTTACGAGCATAGGCACGTTTTGATTCTCACTGATCCAGGAGCCTCTACACGAGGAAAATTTCGAACTATGTTAGaaatttttaatgaaaaagaTTTTAGTTCTCATACATTTAAAACCACTCAACGAGATAGAGTCGCTAATGTGGGAGATGCAGTTAATGCCATACTAAACAACTGCTTGGAAATTCCATTGGGAGACAGTTCTGACAGCGCAGATCCAAGTTCACAGTTCATTGGAGAGCAACAAAATAGTACTACGACACCATCTACTGGTCAAGAGCCTGCAGAGGTGAATCCAGCTACTGAGGTTGATATAACAAATGATGGCGAAATGGAAGGCACTCCTGAACGAGCTCAACATTTCTCCGATTGTTAA
- the LOC121050985 gene encoding uncharacterized protein LOC121050985, translating to MSQVGRRRGGFRMEGRDINNDMAEIKRMLQQLAVRLDRIETRRRGHRSFDGEKNVTTYHQRVDRIETRRQDRKSSDGERNVTTYNQCVNRIEVSHQSSESIEEEQYIDLSHRCASLCEPDIQDEDNYDSEDCDENCLEIEEVDLPMQMIHLPVQQNIVKTMPVHLVETSSAIVSHEINSCMGDIFELADHVGNSDPKPKLDLDIDIVLGSQEIEHSMCGLIREHPNRIVGVDLKKSFVSNKLVKSVESKSKDASLKFHDPLQEDATHQFIDFIGISQVKIRKVFKVFIYLEWKESIAS from the exons ATGTCTCAGGTCGGGCGACGAAGGGGAGGTTTTCGAATGGAGGGTCGTGACATCAACAACGACATGGCTGAAATCAAAAGGATGCTTCAGCAACTTGCGGTACGTCTTGATCGCATTGAAACTCGACGACGGGGTCATAGGAGTTTTGACGGGGAGAAAAACGTTACCACTTATCATCAACGTGTCGATCGCATCGAAACTCGACGACAAGATCGTAAGAGTTCCGACGGGGAGAGAAACGTTACCACCTATAATCAATGTGTCAATCGCATCGAAGTTTCACACCAAAGCAGTGAGAGTATTGAGGAGGAACAATACATTGATCTCTCTCATCGCTGTGCTTCTTTGTGTGAGCCAGACATACAGGATGAAGATAATTACGATTCTGAAGATTGCGATGAAAATTGCTTGGAGATTGAAGAGGTTGACCTGCCCATGCAAATGATTCATCTCCCAGTGCAACAAAATATCGTTAAAACCATGCCAGTCCATCTTGTGGAAACATCATCAGCAATTGTAAGTCATGAAATTAATTCATGCATGGGTGATATCTTTGAATTGGCTGATCATGTGGGTAATTCAGATCCAAAGCCCAAACTAGATCTGGATATCGACATTGTTTTAGGATCTCAAGAAATAGAACATAGTATGTGTGGGTTAATACGTGAGCATCCTAACAGAATTGTTGGTGTTGATCTTAAGAAGTCATTTGTCTCCAACAAGCTGGTGAAGAGTGTTGAATCTAAAAGCAAAGATGCATCCCTCAAATTTCATGATCCATTACAAGAAGATGCAACTCATCAATTTATTGATTTCATTGGG ATTTCTCAAGTCAAGATTAGGAAGGTATTCaaagtatttatttatttggaatGGAAGGAATCAATTGCAAGCTAA